Genomic window (Heliomicrobium gestii):
ACAGTGGCGTTGGATGTGACAGGGGTGAGCGCGCCGCCGTTGTCCACGTAGATGACCCGGCTCACCTGGATCTTCGGTTCCACATAGTTGAGCGCCACAGTGGCGCTGGCGCTCTGCGCCTGCCCCGGTGAATTCAGGAAGGAGAGCTTGGCCAGGTTCTGTTCGCCCTTGTCGTTGACGACGACAGGGTTGTTGCGGATGCGAATCGGCACATCCACCGTAAGGGTACCCGTTGTTTCATCTAAAGTACCCAGATTCCAGACAAGCGCCCGAATGCCGCTCGCGTAGCCGGGGGTGACGCCGTTCACCGGCATGGTTGCCAGGCTCTCATTGGAGATGTTGCCCTGGGCGTCCATGGCCGCCAATTCGGCGCCGTCAGGCAGGAAGCTGTACAAGAGGACACCGGGCTGTTTGACCCGGACCGCGCTGGCGTCATAGGTGAGTCGGATGTTGATGACATCGCCGACGGTCACTGAAGCCTGGTCGTCGCGGTTCGGCGTCTTGCCGTTGACAGCGATGATTTTTTCGGAAAGAGCGGGCGCTGCCGTCGCGATGGAGGATCCGGCGCTATCGGAGGCCGGCCAGGTGGTCGCCTGGGAACCGGACACCGCTTCGCCCGGTTGTGATGTTCCGTCGATGCGTGCGCTGGCGCCGATCTGATCGTTGGCGTTCAGCGGCCTGCCGTCGTACGCCACGGTCCAGTGGCTGTCGACGGTGCTGTCCACCTGCAGGCCGACCTGGCTGCTGGCCGAGATCTCGGCGATGTTCCATAAAAGTTGGTTTTTACCGGCGCTGTCTTTCACGGCGCTGCCGGTAAAGCGGTCAACGGTGAGGTGGGCGCCCTCGGGATCGTTGACCTGATAGCCGGTCCCGCCATAGGCGTTGCTGACGAAGGTGTGGCCATCGCCAATCGCCTCTTGCAGGGCCACCTCTTTCACGGGGTAATACTGGTTGGTCCGGATATCGATGCGGTTGATCAGCCGGTCGCCATAGCCGACGCGGCTCTGCCCGTTATCGCGCAGGGTGGACTGACCGATACGGACGTCTTTGGCGGTGACGCTGAAGGACAGGTCGCCGCCATAGGATTGACCGTTGACATCGGCGCCGTAGTGCAGCGCGTTGCCGCCGATCAGGGTGTTGTCAGGGATGACAGGGCCGCTGTTTTCATGGCCGTCCTGCATCTGCTTGTTGTAGATGGCCGTATAAAAGGTGATGTTCTTCGTTTCACCCTTGTTGATGGAGAGATTGTCCCAGGTGACTTGGTTCCGGTTGTTTTCGGTGGTGATCGACGCGGGGGCGATCGAAAAGCCATCAGGGATGCCCTGCACCCGCAGTGCGCCGTCCATATCGGCGTCCAGGCGGATGTTGGCGATGTTGTCGCGGCTGTTGGCGATCATCTGGACGACAAAGGGGAACTTGTTCCAAATGTTGTTGTCGCCGCCATGCTCACCGGCGCCTTTGACCTCTTCCCGGTGGCTGGTTTGCATGATCACTTTGAAGGGAACCACCTGGAAAGACGGGGCGCCGCCCGATTTCGTCGGGTTATTGGCGTCGTAGTAGTAGTTGCGCGCATCGGCGCTGGCGTAGACGTTGATGATGGGTGTGAGCGTATCGCCGTATTGCACCGGTTTGAGAACCGGCGGAACGACGGCGTCCGGGTTTTGGGGATCGATGGGACCGGGGGCTTTCACACGGTAGTTTTCACTCACCCTGACGGTGATGTAGAACCGAAAGTCCTCACCGCTGCCGCCGGAGGCCGGGGCGAGTTCTTTCACATCTTTCCAAAAGACCCGTTGCCGGCCGTCGACAGGGTTGTCACTGGTGTCAAGCAGTTCAACCGTCGTGGGCGCTGTTTGTTGCGATGTTTGGGCGATCTCCAACCCGTCGGGAAGGATCGCCTCAATGCCCATGTTGTAGGCCCACTTGTCGGCCGACTGGTTGGACAGGCGGATCTCCAGTGTCTCTGTTTTCCCCAGCACAGCCGTCGTCGCATGGCTCACCGTAAAGGAAAGCTTATCGCTGGGGAAGGCGATGGCGCTGTCATCGGCAGCAGCTACGGCTGCGGCCGGGTGGATGAGGCCGATCCAAGAGAAAATGGCAAGCCACGATAATAGGAATAGCGCCAGTGGCGAGCGGGGTTTTCCCTTTCTTGGATGAGATGATCTGCGCCGGATAAACTGCAATTCCTTCTTCAATATGAGCGCCCCTTCCAATATGTTGGTATACTATTTCTGTATATAAAAAATTTGCGCACTGCAGTAAAGGCACACAAAAGGGTGTGCTTTTTGCAATCTCATATTTTCAGCAAATCTGCAATTGAGGTATTTCCTTTCCAACAATTGTCGTTGGCCCGCTTACCATTATAACTTTAAAAAAGTCGACTTTTTTAAAGTCCATTCTAAGGGTTATAAAAATTAATCAAACAAGAGGACAAGCGCAAAATTATCTGGTTCAATCACAAAAAAAAACCGGCTCGACTATTCAAGGTCATACCGGAGATTCGCACGCTTCTTCAGATCAAAAATGAAAAATCCATCCTGAACGGATGGATTTACGTAACGATATTGGTGGAGATGAGCGGGAGCGAACCGCTGGCCTCCTGCATGTCGTCCTTTCTCGTTTATAATCATCGCGAAGGGCTTTCCTTCAACATCCCTGCCCGCAGACAAGCCTTCCTTCTTTATCGGGCGATACGACCGTTACAGGCTTTCCACAGCGTTCACAACGCAAAGGCTCCACCTGACCGTTGACGGGATTGTACAATACCACCGGCTGTAACGCCTGTTTTCCCAACTGTAGGCTCAATTTCACATGGATGCGCGGCAGCGAGAGCATCATGACGTGATCGAGCCGCACATCCCCTTTGACTCGGTACCGGTCTTGGGCATCGATCAGGCGGCGCTCCTGATCGGCCCGTGTCGCCTCGATCTGCGCCGTCAATCGCGACTGTTTCTCCGCCGTATCGGCAGCCTCAAGCTTCTTCCGCAAGGCCGCCTCCGTCTCCATATAATAGGCGGCGATCTTGCTCAACTCACGCCTTCGAAAGGCGGCCGAGCGATCATAGATGGCCTGGGCCCGCTCTTTGGCGTCTTGCTCAGCCAGCGAGCAGGCGGCGCGATAGGCGGCCTCCGGCGACACCGACGGCGCGGGGGTATAACTGTACGCCGGTTTATCTGCCGGAAGCAGTGTGTCCCACCATTGAAAAAAATCGTCGCGCCGTTCCCCCCGAAAGCCGTCGATCACCACCGGCAACAGCACTTCCGTCTTCTCAAAAGATTGAAAGGTACAGAGAAAAAAGAAGGCGTAAAAGCGGTGCTCCGCCGTCCACACCATCTCCACCGACGGTGGACGGCAACGCTGAAACTGGATCTGATCGTGAATCTTTTTGAGCAGGTTCTGCGGGGGCTGCGCCGACGTTCCGGGCCAGTAGAACTGCGTATAATCACCGTACACCTTTGCCTGTTCCACCACAGCGTCGAGAAAGGGGCTTCCATAGGTGACAAAGAGGGCATCGGGCGTCTCGCGGGCCACCTCGGCGTCAAAGGTCAAACAGAGATGCTCCTCCTGGCAGCGCCGGGATAGGTCATCACTGAGCAAAACCTCCCAAAGCTCATACCCGCTTTCCTCTAAAACGGCGCCGGAGCGACGGAGACAATCGCGGACAAAGGGCTTGATGTCGCTGTGGGTGGTCGGTCGATTCGGATGGTTGTCACTCATCCGGCATCAACTCCCCCAACAGCCGTTCATCGACGGCCTTGACGGCAAGATAGTGGTTTTTCGCATCAAGCAGTTGGTCGCCCACTTTGACCATCTGGGTCTCCATCTCCCGCTCATCGGCCGACTGCAGCCAGGCGTTCAGCACCATATCCTCAAAACCCTGATTCTCCTTCAAGTTGCCTAGGATCATATCCAACTCGCCGACGACCAGTTGGAACATGTTGATCTTCGCGTCCAGCAGTTCCAGCATGTGGGATTCCAGCGTATCCTGGGCAGACAGGTTGTAGATGTGCACATCCCGCTCCTGGCCGATGCGGTGAATCCGGCCGATGCGCTGCTCGATCTGCATGGGATTCCAGGGCAAGTCATAATTGACGAGGCAGCGGCAAAACTGCAGGTTCCGCCCTTCGCTGCCTGTTTCCGTGGACAGGAGCACCTGGGCCTCTTCGGCGAAATGGCGCACCTGCTCTTCCTTTTCCAACCGCTTCATCCCGCCGTGCAACTGGGCCACCGTAAAGCCTGCTTCAGTCAGCCGGCGAACCAGGTAGCGATGGGTCTCGGAAAAACCGGTAAAAACAATCACCTTATCGTTGAGCCCTTTCAGCAGTTGCACCAGCGCATCCGCCTTCGCCCGGCGCGGCACCGTTTTGGCCTGCTCCTGCAACGCAGCGAAAAGTCGACGCATCTCTGGCGCGTACGCTGGCTGCTCGGCCATCTTGGCCAGCGTCGGCAAAAGGGCTTCGATGCTGCTGCCGATCTCCCGTTGCAACACTTTTAGGGTGAGCAAACTCGCTCCTCCCTGAAGCTTGTCCTGCCCACCGGTGAAGAAACCCCGGACGAAATGGGTGAGCCGCCGGTAGAAGGCCATCTCTTCGGGGCTCAGTTGCAGTCGAATCGTCTCGGCATAGCGGCGGCTCAAAATGACCCCGGTTTCCGAACGGCGGTTTCTGACCATCACCTCGCGAACAAGCGTTTTGAGTTCCTCTGTATTTTTCGGTTTTAGGGCGTCGCCGCGGGTGATGTATTTTTTCTTAAAGGCCGCCGCTGTCTCCAACTGCCCCGGCAAGAGCAGCGTGATCAGATTGAACAACTCTTCCAGATCGTTTTCCACAGGCGTCGCCGTCAGCAAGAGGATGTACTTCTTCTGCAACTGGCTCACCAGTTGATAGGCCTGGGTGCGTCGGTTTTTCAGATGGTGAGCCTCGTCGCAGATGACCAGATCAAAGGCGACGGCGCCGATCTGCTGCCGGTGGCTCTCCCGCTTCGCCGTGTCGATAGAGGCGATGATGCGCGGGAAAAAGGTCCAGGGAGCATCGTGGGCCTTAAACGCCGGATCGTCATAGGTGATAAAGTCGAGATTGAATTTGGCCTGCATCTCCTCGCGCCATTGAGAGACGAGCGATGGCGGCGCCAGGATGAGCACCCGCCTGGCCAAACCGCGGAGCATGTATTCGAGGGCGATCAATCCGGCCTCGACCGTTTTGCCCATCCCCACCTCGTCACAAAGAAGCGCCCGCCCGCGCAGGTTGGCCAGCACATGACGGACCGTGCGGATCTGGTAGTCAAAGGGCGCCATATCGCGCACCGCCGTCAGGGACAGGAGCGTGTCAAAGCCGGGATGCAGCGAAAACAGCAAGGCCTGCCGGCGCAGGTACAGATCATCGGCGCTGGCCCCGCGCCCAGTGATGATCTTTTCAACAAGCGGTTTTCCCTTCTCCTGGTCAAGCCGGATTTCCACAACATTGCCCCGTGAGCCCTGCTCAAAATTCTGGACGATCGATTGGACCGGGTCGGGCGGACTGACCCAGGTCGTTTTTTTACTTGTGGGCGCCAGGTTTGAGGCGGGCGCTGAAGGTGAGGCTGACACAGCAGCCCCCTTCGCGCTCGAAGCCGTCGCCCCTTTTTTGGTGCTTTCCCTGTTCGTCCCCCGTTTGGCGGCTGAGCGTTCTCCACCAGACCGATCCGCCCGAGGGATAGGTTGCCGGAGAGCGACGGGGAAAACGAAAAATTCCTCACTGCCTATCTGTCGCATCTCAAAGGTGGGGGAACCCATATTTTTTAGAAACTTCCCCAATTGAGGGCCTTGGAGAAGGGTGCCCTGAGGATTGACTTTGCACTTAATCCACTGTTCGCTGGGATCTTGCAAGTAAATCGTTTTCCCGGCAAAGGGCCGCAGCAGTCTGGCGACATCCCCTTGCAAAAGCAGGCCATTCGTCTGTATCGTCTCCGGCGAGACGGAAAAGGGTGCCGGCCTGTTCATCAATTGTTATACACCGCCTATTTGTGACGTGCGTCCGATAACGATCATTTTAGCATAAAAAGAAGATTCTTGCCCCGCCAGGCCGCAGGCTGCGATGAAAGGGGCTTTCTATAAAAAATGAGGCTCCTGACAGGGGATGTCATGAGCCTCCACAATGCGGCATGAGCGCGCTCTTTTATGGTCGGTGGATGTCACGAAGACGATAGCCGAAGCATTCCTTTTCCAGCCAGGGCGTCTCCCCAACCGCATCTGCCGGTGTCCATTGCTGAACAAAAGCGTACTTCCAGAGATCATCGTCAAGGACATAGAGGATTTCTTCCTTGGAGACCGCTACGAGATCGACCGTCTTTTGCCAGCATTCTTCATCGATCAAGCCGGTGATTTTCAGGTAATCGTAGACATAGGGCAACCCCCACAGCAAAACGACGCTGTCGGGTTTTTTGTTCGAAAGACCCATAAAATTCACACCCAGCCAGTCCCTCAAGGCGGATTCCAGCGTCTTTTTGGTGAATCGGAACCTGGCCTTTATGTCGCTAGCCTTCTTTTTTTGCACATAACGGGTCATAAACAAGCTGAACTGTCGCCAGATGAGGTCGGCGCCAGTGAAATCCATGCTCTTTTTCTGGCGCATGTACCGGTAAAAGCCGTAGGACATCGATTCGAGCCCATCCACGAGCGATCGGCGCAACCTTTCGCGAAGGATATCAACGGTCACATCTTCTGCCAGGCCCGCCTTGATCATCGCCAGAAACTCCGGTGTCGTCTCACATCCCGCTTGGGCAAGATCACTGGCCAAGGCTTGCCAATCAGGTTGTCGGCCTTCTCGGAGTTCATCGTATACCTGCTCTAATCGGTGAGCGCGGAGCACCGCCACAACAACCTCATCGACGCCCCCCATCAACCCTTTCGCTTCCAGGATGGACTGATGGGCATCTTCCGCGAACCGGACTGCCAGCTCGGTTTCTCCAGAAGCAACCAACGTGCTCAACACCGGCAGAATCTGATCGATGCTATGCTCTGGGTCGTCGGTTAGCCATCGCAGGGGGAGCCGCAATTCATCCCGTTCTCGGCGGTACAGGCGGTAGTAAACCAGTAACTCATCGAAATAATGAAAGTCTCGCCCTTTCTCTTCCACCACATGATCCCGATAGGCTCCGACGAGTTTTGCGATAAGGGCGATGCGCTTTTCTAGATGCAGGTTGTCCAGCGTCTCATACAGTTCTTCGCTTAGGGCTGGACTTTCGCTCATGGTGATGATCAATTCGTCGAGAGCGTCCGACAGGTCTTCATCCTGCGCCTCTTCCGCCCCATTCGCCGCTTCTTCAAAATCTCCTATCCCATCAGCGCTCTCGCCGCCAGCGGGAATTTCCTCCTCATCAACGATGAGATCATCTACTTCTTCATCCCAAAGGCCGTCCACTTCATCATCCGATTCTTCACCCCAGAAGTACGGGTCCCTTTGCCGAATGGCTGCGATCATGACATCGACCTGTCGGTCCAAGGGCAGCTGTCGATAGCGCTTGCGCCAATGATCGCCCGGCTTGTTCGATGATTTCAGAGCGGGTGTTGCGGGGCGGCTCTTTTTCGCAGAACGGACAACGACCGTATCCAGGTCTCGAATTCGTTGCTGTAAATACACCGGTTCATCGACACCGGCATCCAGGCCAGCCGCAAAGATTTCCCTCGCACGCTGAACATCGGCCTCCCGGTCATCGGGTTGGTTATCGCTGTACAGGTCTCCCCATCCCACGTATCCCCATGTCCACTGCGGGTAATCCGTAATCAACTGGCGGAATTCCGCATCGCTCTTATCGAACTCTCCTAGCGTCGCATAGGATTCGGCAACCGCTCGCCGCATGTTCTGAATGATCAAAAGGTCACTCTTCGGCAACAAGCGAACAAAATCTTGGGCATAGGCGATCCGCATGATCGCCATTACCCAACGGTTTTGAGCTTCGTTGACCAACTGGTCATCAAAGTCCTGACACCAATTGCTTATACAGTCAGGGGCGTTAACCACCTTGTCTAATGCGTCTACATCGTCAATGCCATGCTCAAGGATGAGCGGACGCAGCTTTGTCCACGCCCACCACCATGCCCGGCAACCTTCAAAGCCATCTTGTTGATCCACGAGGCGATAACCGAGATCCAACAATTTCGCCATTGACATGGTTGATGGATCGAAGTCAATCGCTTTTTTCTCTTTATTTTCCTTTTTATAAACTTCGAACATGTCATCCAGTCTGGGGAGCTCTCTTCTTTCTGCCTTCATCGAATCCTTTGACTGCGCTACGGCAGCTTCATCCTTGGCCATACAGCATTTCTTATACTTTTTGCCGCTCCCGCAATGGCACGGATCGTTTCGTCCGACTTTCGACATCCGCGTTGCCGGCTATCCCCGTTAGGGCTCAGCCGTTCCCTCCCAGCGTTATTTTCTTGTGGGCCTGCCGCAATATACCCATCAACGACCGGATCATGAAAAAGGTTTTTGTTTTTTCCTAGATTTAAACCAATCCGTAAACTTTTTCTCAAAGGGAAGTATTTCAATTGCCTTTTGATATGCCTGAAGTATTTCTGTTTCGGGTTTTCTCAACGAATGCAAGGATTTAGCCAAGTCAAACCAACACCACGCACGACGTGTATCGTCCTCCGCTAATTGAATCGCGCGATGAAGGAGTTCGACCGCCTCTTGATTCAGTTTTCGTTTCGCAAAACCATCGTTTGTGTTTTTTGCTAGTTTTAATTTAGTCGTAGCAAATTCATGAACAGCCTTGGGATCATCTTTTATTAATTCAAACGCAGTTGAAAATAGTTTATGCCTTGACTCATTCTTCCTGCACGCTTGTTTAAGATAGCTAATGTAACTCAAACCTACATACTTTTTTAATCATCAAGCATATCTAGAAAAAAAACCCTTCTCAACAGAAGGGTTTTTAAAATCTATATAAAATAATTATAGACAAAATTGGTGGAGATGAGCGGGATCGAACCGCTGGCCTCCTGCATGCGAAGCAGGCGCTCTCCCAGCTGAGCTACACCCCCACGTGACAGAAGCTATTATATCGAAAAAGGAGGCCCATTGCAAGTGTTTTTGGGCCTCCTTTTTTATCCACAAAGCCGCACCCGATGTTCCCGTTGCCCTAGGCCTTCGGCTTCTTCTGCTCCTCCGGCTTCAGCTTCTCGACGACGATGGCGCAGTCGGGGCAGACGTGCTGGCAGATGCCGCAGGCGATGCAGGCGGGATCCTGCTGCACCTCGACGGCGGGGGTGCCGTAGACGCCCAGCTTCTTCGACCAGGTGATCGTATCGGTCGGGCACTTCTCGATGCAGAGCCCGCAGCCTTTGCAGAGGCCGGGGAACACGCTGTGACGCCCTTTGCCGCTCTCGATCGTATAGACTTTCCATTCAGCCACGGAAGACATACCTCCTTTTCGGTGGAGTCAAATCGCAATGCCCTACGGATGGTTTGCGATATACCGTTCGGCTTCACCATCCACATTGCGGCGGTGCTTTGCCTACAGAACCTTAACCTACAGGTGCCCCTCCACCAGTTGCATGCCCCGCGCCAGGGCGCGGTGGTTCAACTCGCGCAGTTTCGGATCCTGCTCAAATTTGTAGCCCAGCTTGTCTTCCAGGGCTTGTTTGGCTCGTTCTTCACTGACCACATGGGTGGCGCGGACAACAGCGCCCATGATGATGATGTTAAACACCCGGGGGTGCAGTTCGTTCTTCGCCGTTTCGATGGCCGGGATGCCGATGACCTTTTTGGCCCCTTTGGGCAGGTCGTCTTCGACGCCTTCGATGAAGGTGTCATAGACAAAGACCGTATTCCCGTCGACGTACTGGGCGCAGCGGCGGACGGCGCGGTCGGAGAGGGCGATGACGATGTCGGCCTTCTCAAACTTGGGCGAGCCCACCTTCTCCTTATCGGAGATCTGGACGAAGGCGATAGAGACGCCGCCCCGCTGTTCAACACCGAAGTTGGGGATGTAGAGGGCTTCCTTCCCTTCCTCGTTGGCCGCCTCGGTGATGATCTCGGCGACCGACTGCACGCCCTGGCCGCCTTCGCCGGCGAGGGCGATTTTGACGACTTTGGCCATGGTTATCCCTCCTGCTTGGCGGCGGGTACTTTCAGTTCGCCGACTTTGAAGTATTTGGTCATTTCCTTCTCGACGAACTCCCACGTCTTGGCCGCGTTCATCCGCCAGTTGGTCGGGCAGGCGGAGAGGGCTTCGACGAAGGAGAACCCGTTGCCGTCGATCTGGTTTTGCAGCGCCTTTTTCATCATCTTCGTCAGTTGGGGGATGTTGGCCATCGTCCCCCGTGCTACGTAGGCTGAGGCCGGCGTGATGGCGGCGACCATCTCGGGGCCGAGGGTCGGGTTACCCGTGGCGTCCACGTCGCGTCCATAAGGCGACGTTTCCGTCTTCATCCCCGGCAGGGTCGTCGGCGCCATCTGGCCGCCGGTCATGCCGTACTGGGCGTTGTTGGCCAGGATGACGGTGAGTTTTTCGTTGCGGCTGGCGGCGTTGACCAGGTGCTGAGCGCCGATGGCGTAGCCGCCGCCATCGCCCATGTAGGCGATGCAGATCAGCTCCGGCCGGGCGCGCTTGATGCCGGTCATGACGGGCGTCGTGCGGCCGTGGTGGGTCTGGATGGCGTCACAGTTGAAGAAATCCCAGGACAAAAGGGAACAGCCGATGTCGCAGCCGAAGACGACGCGGTCCTGGATGCCGAGTTCGTCAATGGCTCTCCCGAGCGCTTTTAAGACATCGCCGTGTCCGCAACCGGGACAAAACTTGTGCGGTTTCGTCTCCTGCCGCCAACATACGGGCATTTTTGGTTCTAACACAGTTGCCGTTGTCATCGCGTCACCCTCCCCTAGGCCATGGCCTTGATTTTCTTGACGATTTCGTCAGATGTGATGCCCTGACCCGGCTTGTAGATGGTCTCCAGCGGCGTGGTGAGGCCGTAGAGGGATGGGAGAACCAGGCGGGCGAATTGCCCTTCCGCCGACTCGACGATGAGCAGCTTTTTCGCCTT
Coding sequences:
- a CDS encoding DEAD/DEAH box helicase; protein product: MNRPAPFSVSPETIQTNGLLLQGDVARLLRPFAGKTIYLQDPSEQWIKCKVNPQGTLLQGPQLGKFLKNMGSPTFEMRQIGSEEFFVFPVALRQPIPRADRSGGERSAAKRGTNRESTKKGATASSAKGAAVSASPSAPASNLAPTSKKTTWVSPPDPVQSIVQNFEQGSRGNVVEIRLDQEKGKPLVEKIITGRGASADDLYLRRQALLFSLHPGFDTLLSLTAVRDMAPFDYQIRTVRHVLANLRGRALLCDEVGMGKTVEAGLIALEYMLRGLARRVLILAPPSLVSQWREEMQAKFNLDFITYDDPAFKAHDAPWTFFPRIIASIDTAKRESHRQQIGAVAFDLVICDEAHHLKNRRTQAYQLVSQLQKKYILLLTATPVENDLEELFNLITLLLPGQLETAAAFKKKYITRGDALKPKNTEELKTLVREVMVRNRRSETGVILSRRYAETIRLQLSPEEMAFYRRLTHFVRGFFTGGQDKLQGGASLLTLKVLQREIGSSIEALLPTLAKMAEQPAYAPEMRRLFAALQEQAKTVPRRAKADALVQLLKGLNDKVIVFTGFSETHRYLVRRLTEAGFTVAQLHGGMKRLEKEEQVRHFAEEAQVLLSTETGSEGRNLQFCRCLVNYDLPWNPMQIEQRIGRIHRIGQERDVHIYNLSAQDTLESHMLELLDAKINMFQLVVGELDMILGNLKENQGFEDMVLNAWLQSADEREMETQMVKVGDQLLDAKNHYLAVKAVDERLLGELMPDE
- a CDS encoding 4Fe-4S dicluster domain-containing protein → MAEWKVYTIESGKGRHSVFPGLCKGCGLCIEKCPTDTITWSKKLGVYGTPAVEVQQDPACIACGICQHVCPDCAIVVEKLKPEEQKKPKA
- a CDS encoding 2-oxoacid:acceptor oxidoreductase family protein — translated: MAKVVKIALAGEGGQGVQSVAEIITEAANEEGKEALYIPNFGVEQRGGVSIAFVQISDKEKVGSPKFEKADIVIALSDRAVRRCAQYVDGNTVFVYDTFIEGVEDDLPKGAKKVIGIPAIETAKNELHPRVFNIIIMGAVVRATHVVSEERAKQALEDKLGYKFEQDPKLRELNHRALARGMQLVEGHL
- a CDS encoding thiamine pyrophosphate-dependent enzyme, encoding MTTATVLEPKMPVCWRQETKPHKFCPGCGHGDVLKALGRAIDELGIQDRVVFGCDIGCSLLSWDFFNCDAIQTHHGRTTPVMTGIKRARPELICIAYMGDGGGYAIGAQHLVNAASRNEKLTVILANNAQYGMTGGQMAPTTLPGMKTETSPYGRDVDATGNPTLGPEMVAAITPASAYVARGTMANIPQLTKMMKKALQNQIDGNGFSFVEALSACPTNWRMNAAKTWEFVEKEMTKYFKVGELKVPAAKQEG